A region of Streptomyces sp. WMMC500 DNA encodes the following proteins:
- a CDS encoding extracellular solute-binding protein: MVFETPHLTASFWDGSIERAEKQVPGVGIRKLTAPSTDRDAYAKQLQASGQFPDLLQSISPSTFASAGLLQPYDQTWVDANFLLPLGNAVKGKVYIPPTNSQVIPEVFYNKKLFAKAGITAPPTTWAEFTDVCDRLKAAGITPIELGGGDPFAASMPLVGILSADVLGKNPNWLQDRYAGKVKFTDPDVVAAATKYRKMAKSGYFQDGALGVKYADSITNFTSGKAAMYVMGSWFLGSVPKDRADDFAAFLVPTEDGSPVVPFAVGGSMAVSSKAPDKTKATEFAKAWSLDPGNYKALIEGDGAFPMLKGKTLDDYNVDVPQVFEDSYAYVTDKNTKVSAFGWATNDDAMPSGLNEAFYAASQALFTSDDVRGQMAKLDSAWDAATK; this comes from the coding sequence ATGGTCTTCGAGACGCCGCATCTGACGGCATCCTTCTGGGACGGCTCGATCGAAAGAGCCGAGAAGCAGGTCCCCGGCGTGGGGATCAGGAAGCTCACCGCTCCGAGCACCGACCGGGACGCGTACGCCAAGCAACTCCAGGCGTCGGGCCAGTTCCCCGACCTGCTTCAGTCGATCTCTCCGTCGACGTTCGCGTCCGCCGGACTGCTCCAGCCGTACGACCAGACCTGGGTGGACGCGAACTTCCTGCTACCACTCGGCAACGCCGTCAAGGGCAAGGTCTATATCCCGCCCACCAACTCACAGGTCATTCCCGAAGTCTTCTACAACAAGAAGCTGTTCGCGAAGGCCGGCATCACGGCTCCGCCGACGACATGGGCGGAGTTCACGGACGTCTGCGACAGGCTGAAGGCCGCCGGTATCACCCCGATCGAGCTGGGCGGCGGGGACCCTTTCGCCGCTTCCATGCCGCTGGTCGGCATCCTCTCGGCCGACGTGCTGGGCAAGAACCCGAACTGGCTCCAGGACCGCTACGCCGGCAAGGTCAAGTTCACGGACCCGGACGTGGTGGCCGCCGCGACCAAGTATCGCAAGATGGCGAAGAGCGGCTACTTCCAGGACGGTGCCCTGGGGGTCAAGTACGCGGACTCGATCACGAACTTCACCTCGGGGAAGGCCGCCATGTACGTCATGGGGAGCTGGTTCCTGGGCTCGGTACCGAAGGACCGTGCCGACGACTTCGCCGCGTTCCTCGTGCCCACCGAGGACGGTTCACCGGTGGTGCCGTTCGCGGTCGGCGGCTCGATGGCGGTCAGCAGCAAGGCGCCGGACAAGACGAAGGCGACGGAGTTCGCGAAGGCGTGGTCGCTGGACCCCGGCAACTACAAGGCGCTGATCGAGGGCGACGGGGCGTTCCCGATGCTCAAGGGCAAGACGCTCGACGACTACAACGTCGACGTCCCGCAGGTGTTCGAGGACTCCTACGCCTACGTCACCGACAAGAACACCAAGGTGTCGGCATTCGGCTGGGCCACCAACGACGACGCCATGCCTTCCGGGCTCAACGAGGCGTTCTACGCCGCAAGCCAGGCCCTGTTCACCTCCGACGACGTCCGGGGGCAGATGGCCAAGCTCGACTCCGCCTGGGACGCGGCCACCAAGTAA
- a CDS encoding sugar ABC transporter permease, producing the protein MPTRYRGLRGDPGLTAVALTAIALYACFIILPVLMSAWRSLTNENPLLARSDFVGLANYRQMLHDDALGSSLLFTLTLAFAVTVVANAAGIGYAMLLNRTSLSYRTMRTLAFLPQVVSGVIVGFVWRTILSQDGLLNSVLTSVGLVDEPITWLGTPGLAMFSVGVVVAWVLTGFTTVVHLAALQTIPTELYQAATVDGAGRWRKFTAITFPMLAPGTTISVTISLITVLKLYDVIVPLTSGGPADATQSTPLYIIRLAFTNNQFGYASAVAVLLLLVSVLVSLVVTGLLRRREVDL; encoded by the coding sequence ATGCCGACCCGATACCGCGGACTGCGTGGTGACCCAGGACTGACCGCAGTCGCCCTCACGGCGATCGCCCTCTACGCGTGCTTCATCATCCTGCCCGTACTGATGAGCGCGTGGCGCAGTCTCACGAACGAGAACCCCCTGCTGGCCCGGTCGGACTTCGTCGGACTGGCGAACTACCGGCAGATGCTGCATGACGACGCGCTCGGCTCCAGCCTGCTGTTCACCCTCACGCTGGCCTTCGCGGTCACCGTCGTCGCCAACGCCGCGGGCATCGGGTACGCGATGCTGCTCAATCGCACGTCGCTCAGCTACCGGACGATGCGTACCCTCGCGTTTCTGCCCCAGGTCGTGTCCGGGGTCATCGTCGGCTTCGTGTGGCGCACGATCCTGTCGCAGGACGGCCTGCTCAACAGCGTGCTGACGAGCGTCGGCCTGGTCGATGAGCCGATCACGTGGCTGGGCACCCCCGGCCTGGCGATGTTCTCCGTCGGTGTCGTCGTCGCCTGGGTGCTCACCGGTTTCACCACCGTGGTCCATCTCGCCGCGCTGCAGACCATCCCCACGGAGCTCTACCAGGCCGCCACCGTCGACGGTGCCGGGCGATGGCGCAAGTTCACCGCCATCACCTTCCCGATGCTGGCGCCCGGTACGACGATCAGCGTCACCATCTCGCTGATCACGGTGCTGAAGCTCTACGACGTGATCGTGCCCCTGACCTCCGGCGGGCCGGCCGACGCGACACAGTCCACCCCCCTCTACATCATCCGGCTCGCCTTCACCAACAACCAGTTCGGCTACGCCTCAGCCGTCGCGGTGCTCCTCCTGCTGGTGTCCGTACTGGTCTCCCTTGTCGTGACCGGGCTGCTGCGCCGCCGGGAGGTCGACCTGTGA
- a CDS encoding carbohydrate ABC transporter permease: MSAALERSRTLATPKPVGRSLRRSRGSRLRLAAAAVLTLAFVAPLYLALVNAFKTNDQISQSPLAPPAPPTVSNLGDALNRPDQIIQVGLVNTTVTVLASVALIVPLGAAFSFWLSRRGPRLRRALLAVFAAGLMIPPTVVLLPTIEILEVLGLNHSYPGLVLTNVGGGYLSFAVFVYSGFLRAVPAEVIEAAEMDGATALRAWWTIVMPLMRPATATVTIFLSLWIWNDFMNPQFILGPLRGQTITTGLYLSLGQFSTNYAQMFGVMFLAAVVPVAGYLFLQKQFIAGLTSGATK, translated from the coding sequence GTGAGCGCCGCGCTGGAACGAAGCAGAACCCTCGCGACGCCGAAGCCCGTCGGCCGTTCGCTCCGCCGCTCCCGCGGCTCACGGCTGCGTCTGGCCGCGGCTGCTGTGCTCACCCTCGCCTTCGTGGCGCCCCTCTACCTGGCGCTGGTCAACGCCTTCAAGACGAACGACCAGATCAGCCAGAGCCCACTCGCGCCGCCGGCCCCGCCGACAGTGTCCAACCTGGGCGATGCGCTGAACCGCCCCGACCAGATCATCCAGGTCGGACTGGTCAACACCACCGTCACCGTCCTCGCCTCGGTCGCGCTGATCGTCCCGCTGGGCGCCGCGTTCAGCTTCTGGCTGTCACGGCGCGGGCCCCGTCTGCGCAGGGCACTGCTCGCGGTCTTCGCGGCAGGACTGATGATCCCGCCAACGGTCGTTCTGCTGCCGACCATCGAGATCCTCGAGGTGCTGGGCCTGAACCACAGTTACCCCGGACTGGTCCTGACCAACGTCGGCGGCGGATACCTCTCGTTCGCGGTCTTCGTCTACTCCGGCTTCCTCCGCGCCGTCCCCGCGGAGGTCATCGAGGCCGCCGAGATGGACGGCGCCACCGCGCTGCGCGCCTGGTGGACCATCGTCATGCCGCTGATGCGCCCGGCCACCGCCACGGTGACGATCTTCCTGTCCCTGTGGATCTGGAACGACTTCATGAACCCCCAGTTCATCCTCGGGCCTCTGCGCGGCCAGACGATCACCACCGGCCTCTATCTGTCCCTGGGGCAGTTCTCCACCAACTACGCACAGATGTTCGGGGTCATGTTCCTGGCCGCCGTCGTTCCGGTTGCCGGTTACCTCTTCCTGCAGAAGCAGTTCATCGCCGGCCTCACTTCGGGAGCCACCAAATGA
- a CDS encoding discoidin domain-containing protein, whose amino-acid sequence MSDQNALDHQRHPGRRSVLAGAIAVAGTTALTAIPAPAIAAPAGSSSPGGAAGPLTEDERWRRLRDKLSEITAEWTDQTYPGAISTAMPNTALLGNGDVGVTSGGQSGVKTFYVSKGDFWTAGPDIRPLPIGGVTLRSTNVPPTADLALGANATASSTHESFTPDRAVNGLWTSGYEGWVSTVGKPQWIALDLGTEQTIARYVIRNDVAAREGTEANTTKGLRIQTSDDGTTWTDADTVTGNSDAVIDRNLSTPLTTRHVRLYLTEPTQGTTEDSVQNPRARIGQIQLFAQPGSAQEQDAVSEAEPFREVQHVLDARITTAVEMDGVPLNLETWLSAEENLLVTTVTSAGAEPVDLVVQTWAGAGGGASAAYPSTSGVSAGTAWAKRSTRPGGAWVSTGVLATRVLGAATKPPTSSGSTASTEFTLAAGGTATIVTVVAGGGQNPTGVRADAVRAVDAVKASALAGLRSRHARWWKRYWLASGIDIGRPLLERYYYAAQYFIGASSRAGKVVPGLYGIWTTTDQALFHGDIHLNYNAQSPFYGVYSSNRPELALPFVDVILDYVPEARRRARQDLTRVKPDYVSKRFPEGGMPDGVLFPVGIGPFGSTTDDGYWQQVANSLFSATQFCAYWEHTRDLDFLRDKAYPFLKLVATFFENWLEWNAGSGHYELWAGPHEGTWGKNSSPDVSLLKLTLHTLIEASHALDTDAGERRTWQHILDRLSPTPTTVHQGVKVYALAEPGSMQGDDTREIRPGDNTVNLEFIHPGEALGITSPAAERKTAVDTLDVMNSWAQINSFPKVFTQAARVGYPATSLIQRFEEVLADTLAPNLSVDDLYHGIEKSGSTEAVHSMLVQSFRGTVVLFPVWPLDQDASFDRLLLPGAFEVSAALADGAVAYAHVTSRAGGTLRLRNPWGRKGPRVTTADGRAVEFSLRDDTISLRTRPGTGYRFTPGPR is encoded by the coding sequence ATGTCAGATCAGAACGCACTCGATCACCAGCGTCACCCCGGCAGACGCTCCGTCCTCGCCGGAGCGATCGCCGTCGCGGGCACGACCGCCCTGACGGCGATCCCGGCACCGGCGATCGCCGCACCCGCCGGAAGCAGCAGCCCCGGTGGAGCGGCCGGACCGCTCACCGAGGACGAACGCTGGCGGCGGCTGCGGGACAAGCTGTCGGAGATCACAGCAGAGTGGACGGACCAGACCTATCCCGGTGCGATCTCGACCGCCATGCCGAACACCGCCCTGCTCGGCAACGGCGATGTCGGTGTCACCTCTGGTGGCCAGAGCGGAGTCAAGACGTTCTACGTCTCCAAGGGCGACTTCTGGACCGCCGGCCCTGACATCCGCCCCCTGCCGATAGGTGGCGTGACCCTGAGGTCCACCAACGTGCCGCCCACCGCCGACCTCGCGCTGGGCGCGAACGCGACGGCGAGTTCGACGCACGAATCCTTCACCCCCGACCGCGCCGTGAACGGTCTGTGGACCTCCGGATACGAGGGCTGGGTCTCGACTGTGGGCAAGCCGCAGTGGATCGCGCTCGACCTCGGCACGGAGCAGACCATCGCCCGGTACGTCATCCGCAACGACGTGGCCGCCCGTGAGGGTACCGAGGCCAACACGACCAAGGGCCTCCGGATCCAGACCAGCGACGACGGCACCACGTGGACCGACGCGGACACCGTGACCGGCAACAGCGACGCCGTCATCGACCGCAACCTGTCCACCCCGCTGACCACCCGTCACGTCCGGCTGTACCTCACCGAACCGACCCAGGGCACCACGGAAGACTCCGTACAGAACCCCCGGGCACGCATCGGTCAGATCCAGCTCTTCGCCCAGCCCGGAAGTGCACAGGAGCAGGACGCCGTCTCCGAGGCGGAGCCCTTCCGCGAGGTCCAGCACGTCCTCGACGCCCGGATCACCACCGCGGTGGAGATGGACGGCGTTCCGCTGAACCTGGAAACCTGGCTGTCCGCGGAGGAGAACCTCCTGGTCACCACCGTCACGTCAGCGGGCGCGGAGCCGGTGGACCTGGTGGTGCAGACCTGGGCGGGTGCCGGGGGCGGGGCGAGCGCGGCCTACCCGTCAACCTCGGGCGTCAGCGCCGGCACCGCGTGGGCGAAGCGCTCCACCAGGCCCGGCGGCGCGTGGGTCTCGACCGGCGTGCTCGCCACCCGGGTGCTCGGCGCCGCAACGAAGCCCCCGACCTCGTCCGGCTCCACCGCGAGCACCGAGTTCACCCTTGCGGCCGGCGGCACCGCGACCATCGTCACCGTCGTCGCCGGCGGCGGACAGAACCCCACCGGCGTGCGGGCCGACGCCGTCCGTGCGGTCGACGCCGTGAAGGCGTCCGCGCTGGCCGGCCTCCGCAGCAGGCATGCCCGCTGGTGGAAGCGATACTGGCTGGCCTCCGGCATCGACATCGGCCGGCCGTTGCTCGAGCGCTACTACTACGCCGCCCAGTACTTCATCGGCGCCTCCAGCCGTGCCGGGAAGGTGGTCCCCGGTCTGTACGGGATCTGGACCACCACGGACCAGGCCCTGTTCCACGGCGACATCCATCTGAACTACAACGCCCAGTCCCCGTTCTACGGTGTGTACTCCAGCAACAGGCCCGAGCTGGCGCTGCCCTTCGTCGACGTCATCCTCGACTACGTGCCCGAGGCCAGGCGCCGTGCCCGGCAGGACCTGACGCGGGTCAAGCCCGACTACGTGTCGAAACGGTTCCCGGAGGGAGGTATGCCGGACGGCGTACTGTTCCCCGTCGGTATCGGACCGTTCGGATCCACCACCGACGACGGCTACTGGCAGCAGGTCGCGAACTCCCTCTTCTCGGCCACGCAGTTCTGTGCGTACTGGGAACACACACGGGACCTCGACTTCCTGCGGGACAAGGCGTACCCGTTCCTGAAGCTGGTGGCGACGTTCTTCGAGAACTGGCTGGAGTGGAACGCCGGTTCGGGGCACTACGAGCTGTGGGCCGGCCCTCACGAGGGCACCTGGGGCAAGAACTCCTCGCCGGACGTCAGCCTGCTCAAGCTGACGCTGCACACCCTGATCGAGGCCAGCCACGCGCTGGACACCGACGCCGGTGAGCGGCGCACATGGCAGCACATCCTGGACCGGCTGTCGCCGACGCCGACCACGGTCCACCAGGGCGTGAAGGTGTACGCGCTCGCCGAGCCGGGGTCGATGCAGGGAGACGACACACGTGAGATCCGGCCCGGCGACAACACGGTGAACCTGGAGTTCATCCACCCCGGAGAGGCGCTGGGGATCACGTCCCCGGCCGCTGAACGGAAGACCGCGGTGGACACCCTGGACGTGATGAACTCCTGGGCGCAGATCAACAGCTTCCCGAAGGTGTTCACGCAGGCCGCCCGGGTCGGCTATCCGGCAACGTCTCTGATCCAGCGCTTCGAGGAGGTCCTCGCGGACACGCTGGCGCCGAATCTGAGTGTCGACGACCTGTACCACGGCATCGAGAAGAGCGGCTCCACGGAGGCGGTGCACAGCATGCTCGTGCAGAGCTTCCGCGGCACTGTGGTGCTCTTCCCCGTGTGGCCGCTCGATCAGGACGCGTCCTTCGACAGGCTGCTGCTCCCCGGCGCCTTCGAGGTCTCCGCCGCACTGGCCGACGGAGCCGTGGCGTACGCCCACGTCACCAGCCGGGCCGGGGGCACCCTGCGCCTCAGGAACCCGTGGGGCCGGAAGGGCCCGAGGGTGACCACCGCCGACGGCCGGGCGGTCGAGTTCTCCCTCCGGGACGACACCATCTCCCTGCGCACCCGGCCGGGCACCGGTTATCGCTTCACCCCCGGCCCTCGCTGA
- a CDS encoding tautomerase family protein, translated as MPTYTCTAAQGSLTSEVKALLAAEITRIHVDINHVPPAYVNVVFSELPADSVFAGGEPATPLILTGWVRRGHPQEEATRLARGLSSALVRISGMDESQTMVVLQDGPARSAVEGGRVLPEPGEEEEWLRRNGTA; from the coding sequence ATGCCCACTTACACCTGCACGGCGGCCCAGGGATCGCTGACCAGCGAGGTGAAGGCCCTGCTGGCAGCCGAGATCACCCGGATCCACGTGGACATCAACCACGTGCCACCGGCCTACGTCAACGTGGTCTTCTCCGAGCTGCCCGCGGACAGCGTCTTCGCGGGCGGCGAGCCGGCGACACCGCTGATCCTCACCGGCTGGGTGCGGCGGGGTCACCCGCAGGAGGAGGCGACGCGACTGGCCCGGGGACTGTCCTCGGCGCTCGTGCGGATTTCCGGCATGGACGAGAGCCAGACCATGGTGGTGCTCCAGGACGGCCCCGCCCGGTCCGCCGTCGAAGGAGGGCGCGTGCTACCCGAACCGGGTGAGGAAGAGGAGTGGTTGCGCAGGAACGGAACCGCCTGA
- a CDS encoding SDR family oxidoreductase: protein MDFGLRDRVYIVTGGTRGLGRAAARELVTEGARVVVSGRGEESVAAAAEELGGPGQAIGVVADNADDGTPDRLVSAARDAFGRLDGTLISVGGPPTGTSDTIGDDQWRAAFESAFLGAVRLSRAVAAELGEGGVIGFVLSTSVYEPIPGLATSNALRPALAGYAKGLADELGPTGIRVVGLVPAHIATDRARELYGRSGDSEAAFERASAGIPLRRFGAPDEFGRVAAFLMSPTASYLTGAMVQIDGGVRRSF from the coding sequence ATGGACTTCGGACTGAGGGACCGGGTGTACATCGTCACCGGCGGCACCCGCGGGCTGGGCAGGGCAGCCGCCCGCGAGCTGGTGACGGAGGGCGCGAGGGTGGTCGTCAGCGGCCGTGGCGAGGAATCGGTCGCCGCTGCCGCGGAGGAGCTCGGCGGTCCCGGACAGGCGATCGGGGTGGTGGCCGACAACGCCGATGACGGAACGCCGGACCGCCTCGTCAGCGCGGCCCGCGACGCTTTCGGCCGACTCGACGGGACGCTGATCAGTGTCGGCGGGCCACCGACGGGTACCTCCGACACGATCGGCGACGACCAGTGGCGCGCCGCGTTCGAGTCGGCCTTCCTCGGTGCGGTACGCCTCTCCCGCGCCGTCGCTGCGGAACTGGGCGAGGGCGGTGTCATCGGCTTCGTCCTCTCCACGTCCGTGTACGAGCCGATTCCCGGCCTCGCCACCTCCAATGCCCTCCGGCCGGCCCTCGCCGGTTATGCGAAGGGTCTCGCCGACGAACTGGGCCCCACGGGCATCCGCGTCGTCGGCCTCGTGCCCGCCCACATCGCAACTGACCGGGCACGCGAACTCTACGGACGCTCCGGAGACTCCGAAGCGGCCTTCGAGCGGGCGAGCGCCGGCATCCCGCTGCGGCGCTTCGGAGCCCCCGACGAGTTCGGCCGCGTCGCCGCGTTCCTCATGTCGCCCACCGCGTCGTACCTGACGGGGGCGATGGTCCAGATCGACGGCGGCGTGCGCAGAAGCTTTTGA
- the mdlC gene encoding benzoylformate decarboxylase → MTEQSTVHSVTYDLLRTLKLTTVFGNPGSTEQTFLQDFPKDFTYVLGLQEASVIAMADTFAQVTGRPALVNLHSSAGVGNAVGNLVAAYHGNTPLIITSGQQHRELVIGDPYLGNREATELPKPWVKWSYEPVRAEDVPEAFMRAYAMALQPPAGPVYMSIPMDDWNHPLAGFDRVRTLSDRVAPDTARLRAFAERVSASRSPALVFGPEVDRAGGWDQAVALAEKLRAVVYGSPLLDRASFPEDHALFGGPLGMSVKSVGDRLRGHDLVVVIGAEVFRYYPYVPGEYLPEGTELLQITGSPDVAAAARMGDSLLGDPGLAIELLLDMVAEGSARTAPQPMPRPRALPKEPNSPLTPAEVYAALSRVRPPDTVFVNESTSTMAEQIEWLPTTRSQSFFATASGGIGWGTPAAVGVALGDRERGVQRPVVGLIGDGSLQYSVQALYTAAQHNLRVVYVVMRNHEYSILKSFAVLEETPGVPGLDLPGIDIASVARGFGCRAVEVKTTEDLEREFMTALTADAPTVIVVETQPQKASL, encoded by the coding sequence ATGACCGAGCAGTCCACCGTGCACAGCGTGACCTACGACCTGCTACGCACGCTCAAACTCACCACCGTCTTCGGTAATCCCGGCTCCACCGAGCAGACGTTTCTCCAGGACTTCCCCAAGGACTTCACCTATGTGCTGGGGTTGCAGGAAGCGTCCGTCATCGCCATGGCCGACACTTTCGCACAGGTCACCGGCCGTCCTGCGCTGGTCAACCTGCACTCCTCGGCCGGGGTGGGCAACGCGGTGGGCAACCTCGTGGCGGCCTACCACGGGAACACGCCCCTGATCATCACTTCCGGGCAGCAGCACCGGGAGTTGGTGATCGGGGATCCGTACCTGGGCAACCGGGAGGCCACGGAGCTGCCGAAGCCGTGGGTGAAGTGGTCCTACGAGCCGGTCCGCGCGGAAGATGTCCCCGAGGCCTTCATGCGCGCCTATGCGATGGCACTGCAGCCGCCGGCGGGACCGGTCTACATGTCGATCCCCATGGACGACTGGAACCACCCGCTGGCCGGCTTCGACCGGGTGCGCACGCTGAGCGACCGGGTGGCGCCTGACACAGCGCGGCTGCGCGCCTTCGCCGAGCGCGTCTCCGCCAGTCGCAGTCCCGCTCTGGTCTTCGGGCCCGAGGTCGATCGCGCCGGCGGCTGGGACCAGGCTGTGGCCCTCGCGGAGAAGCTGCGCGCGGTCGTCTACGGGTCTCCGCTGTTGGACCGGGCCTCCTTCCCCGAGGATCATGCTCTCTTCGGCGGCCCGTTGGGCATGTCGGTGAAGTCCGTCGGCGACCGGCTGCGCGGGCACGACCTCGTGGTCGTGATCGGCGCGGAGGTGTTCCGCTACTACCCCTACGTGCCCGGCGAGTACCTCCCCGAGGGCACCGAGCTGCTGCAGATCACCGGCAGTCCCGATGTCGCGGCTGCGGCGAGGATGGGTGACAGCCTGCTCGGTGATCCCGGGCTGGCGATCGAGCTGCTCCTGGACATGGTCGCCGAGGGATCCGCGAGGACCGCACCGCAGCCGATGCCGCGACCGCGCGCGCTGCCGAAGGAGCCGAACAGCCCGCTCACCCCGGCCGAGGTCTACGCCGCCCTGAGCAGGGTCCGGCCGCCGGACACGGTGTTCGTCAACGAGTCGACCTCGACGATGGCGGAGCAGATCGAGTGGCTCCCCACCACGCGGTCCCAATCGTTCTTCGCCACGGCCAGCGGCGGTATCGGCTGGGGCACCCCGGCCGCGGTCGGCGTCGCGCTCGGCGACCGGGAGCGGGGCGTGCAGCGGCCGGTGGTCGGTCTGATCGGCGACGGGTCCCTCCAGTACTCCGTGCAGGCCCTCTACACGGCGGCCCAGCACAACCTCCGGGTCGTCTACGTGGTCATGCGCAACCACGAGTACTCGATCCTGAAATCGTTCGCGGTGCTGGAGGAGACCCCGGGCGTACCCGGCCTGGACCTGCCCGGAATCGACATCGCCTCCGTGGCCCGCGGCTTCGGTTGCCGGGCCGTCGAGGTCAAGACCACCGAAGACCTGGAGCGGGAGTTCATGACGGCCCTGACCGCCGACGCCCCCACCGTCATCGTCGTCGAAACACAACCCCAGAAGGCCTCGCTGTAA
- a CDS encoding CoA transferase: MNSLISAGTSQAWAALGADSSLLDRVTYGGPSGGLPARLPVMELARATVAVCSLAAAELTSVRTGRPVPRMRIDDESVATAFLSDRLMRVDGQAWSTFAPLSRFWRAADGWVRTHANYPHHRARLLAALGVPGDAGEQAVDAVARAIAGRTALEVEETVYAVGGLAVAARSPEEWAKSEQGVLVAGQPLLTTARVDDAPNRVLGDAALPCAGLRVLDLTRVLAGPVATRTLALLGADVLRIDAPQLPESQEAHNDTGIGKRSTTLDLGDATGRRVFEELLDEAHVVVTGYRPGALDRFGVTPEALAGRRPGLVIAQLSAWGRYGPWHERRGFDSLVQVATGIAELEGSPDSPGALPAQALDHGTGYLLAAGVLRALTEQHRAGGTRLVRLALAQTAHWLVHELAPAPGEDDGFDAGRWLTETDSPMGRLRHALPPVSYEGGPVNWARPPGLWGTDAAVWSGA, encoded by the coding sequence GTGAACTCTCTAATCTCCGCAGGTACGTCGCAGGCTTGGGCAGCACTGGGTGCCGATTCTTCTCTGCTCGACCGGGTGACCTACGGCGGTCCCTCCGGAGGACTGCCGGCGCGGCTGCCCGTCATGGAGCTGGCGAGGGCCACCGTCGCGGTGTGCTCGCTCGCGGCCGCCGAGCTCACTTCAGTACGCACGGGGCGGCCCGTGCCCCGGATGCGGATCGACGACGAGTCGGTCGCGACGGCGTTCCTCAGCGACCGGCTGATGCGGGTCGACGGGCAAGCGTGGTCGACCTTCGCGCCGCTGTCCCGGTTCTGGCGGGCGGCCGATGGATGGGTTCGTACGCACGCCAATTACCCGCACCATCGGGCCCGATTGCTCGCCGCTCTCGGGGTGCCGGGCGACGCTGGCGAGCAGGCGGTGGACGCGGTGGCCCGGGCGATCGCGGGGCGTACCGCGTTGGAGGTGGAGGAGACCGTGTACGCGGTGGGCGGTCTGGCCGTCGCGGCACGCAGCCCCGAGGAGTGGGCCAAGAGCGAGCAGGGGGTCCTGGTCGCGGGGCAGCCGCTGCTGACGACGGCGCGCGTCGACGACGCCCCGAACCGCGTGCTCGGTGACGCCGCGCTGCCGTGCGCAGGGCTGCGCGTCCTGGATCTGACCCGGGTGCTCGCCGGACCGGTCGCCACCCGAACGCTGGCGCTGCTCGGGGCGGACGTGCTGCGGATCGACGCCCCCCAGCTACCGGAGAGTCAGGAAGCCCACAACGACACGGGGATCGGGAAACGCTCGACCACCCTGGACCTGGGTGACGCCACCGGCCGCCGGGTCTTCGAGGAGCTGCTCGACGAGGCGCACGTGGTGGTTACCGGTTACCGGCCGGGCGCGCTGGACCGGTTCGGGGTGACGCCCGAGGCGCTCGCCGGGCGTCGTCCGGGTCTCGTGATCGCCCAGCTCTCCGCGTGGGGCCGTTACGGGCCGTGGCACGAGCGGCGCGGCTTCGACAGCCTGGTCCAAGTGGCCACCGGCATCGCCGAACTGGAGGGCTCGCCGGACTCGCCCGGCGCGCTGCCCGCCCAGGCGCTCGACCACGGCACCGGCTACCTGCTGGCGGCCGGGGTGCTGCGCGCGCTCACCGAACAGCACCGCGCGGGCGGCACCCGCCTGGTCCGCCTGGCCCTGGCGCAGACCGCGCACTGGCTGGTCCACGAGCTGGCCCCCGCTCCGGGCGAGGACGACGGCTTCGACGCCGGTCGCTGGTTGACCGAGACCGACAGCCCCATGGGCCGGCTGCGGCACGCGCTGCCGCCGGTGTCGTACGAGGGAGGCCCGGTGAACTGGGCACGCCCGCCGGGCCTGTGGGGCACGGACGCCGCGGTCTGGAGCGGCGCCTGA
- a CDS encoding ATP-binding cassette domain-containing protein, with the protein MDDVIAVHRLRVRTRDRTLVGPLSFSLEHGSTTGLCGPSGAGKSTLLRALVDLLPYGLVREGDVKVLDRTVAPGKGDADLRARVVLVPQTPVVFGGSVLDNALFGLRHVLRASREVLRERAERALREAGLWKEVSDRLDAPAQTLSAGQRQRLCLARALALEPAGLLLDEPTSALDEHSRDTVEQSIAALRGRRTVLLVSHDPAQVERLCDTTVHLDLLRS; encoded by the coding sequence ATGGACGACGTGATCGCCGTGCACCGGCTGCGCGTACGCACCCGCGACAGGACCCTGGTCGGCCCCCTCTCCTTCAGCCTGGAACACGGGTCCACCACCGGCCTGTGCGGACCCTCGGGCGCCGGCAAGTCCACCCTCCTGCGCGCCCTGGTGGACCTGCTCCCCTACGGGCTCGTCCGAGAGGGCGACGTGAAGGTACTCGACCGCACCGTGGCACCCGGCAAGGGAGACGCGGATCTCAGGGCCAGAGTCGTCCTCGTACCCCAGACACCGGTCGTCTTCGGCGGCAGCGTCCTCGACAACGCCCTGTTCGGCCTGCGCCACGTCCTGCGCGCGTCCCGGGAGGTGCTGCGCGAACGAGCGGAACGCGCACTGCGCGAGGCCGGGTTGTGGAAGGAGGTCTCCGACCGGCTCGACGCCCCGGCCCAGACCCTGTCCGCCGGACAGCGGCAGCGACTCTGCCTCGCCCGCGCGCTGGCCCTGGAACCGGCCGGACTGCTCCTCGACGAGCCCACCAGCGCGCTCGACGAGCACAGCAGGGACACGGTCGAGCAGTCCATCGCGGCGCTACGCGGCCGCAGGACGGTCCTCCTGGTCTCGCACGATCCGGCACAGGTGGAGCGACTGTGCGACACGACCGTTCACCTGGACCTGCTAAGGAGCTGA